TGCCAATGATTTACAGAACACAGGCCATCAAGTGACTGTCATCGATTTAGCACCTCAACCATTAGGTCGCCTATTACCCAATCATGTTGCACAAGCTTTCCAACAAAATCTGGAAGAATCAGGCATCAAATTTGCGTTAGGCACGACGGTTGAAAAAGTCTCTAAAGTTGAACATGGTTATGTAATTTCGCTTGCAAATGGTCAATCTCTTGCTGCTGATGTGGTTTTATCTGCAATTGGTTTACAACCGAATATTAACCTTGCAAAAAGCGCAGAAATTGCCACCAGTCGTGGTGTCATTACCAATACTTTATTAGAAACCAACCAACCCGATATTTATGCGATTGGTGACTGTGCTGAAGTGAATGGAACCTTACTTCCATATGTTATGCCATTAATGCAACAAGCACGTGCCTTGGCAAAAACACTCAGTGGTCAAAGTACCCATGTACATTATCCAGCGATGCCTGTTGCCGTCAAAACCCCTGCTGCGCCATTGACTGTATTACCCGCTCCAATCGGTGTCGATGTCACTTGGGACAATGAAGAATTTGATGATGGTATGTTATCCAAAGCAACCGATGCTGACGGTACATTACGTGGCTTTGTACTACTCGGTGCAACCGCAGGTAAACAACGTTTAGCACTCACTAAACTAGTGCCAGACCTCATTCCTGCAACATAAGTTAAAGTGATATAATCAAGAATGTTCTAGCAATAGAACATTCTATAAGGAAAATAAAAATGAATAGCGCACTCCAATTTGAAGCTTCCCCCTACACAACATTTATGCAAGAGACCAAAGTCGATTTAGGCAATGGCATCCAATTGCATGTTGAGTCTGGAGGTAATCCTGAACATCCCACTATTCTTTTGGTCATGGGTTTGGGTGCGCAAATGTTATTTTGGCCTGATTTTTTTTGTAAATCCTTAATTGATCAAGGCTATCACGTGATTCGTTTTGATAACCGTGATATTGGCTTATCCTCTAAAGTCCGCCATCAAGGACCACGCCTCAATACGATGAAAATGATGGGACGTTTTGCCTTTGGTATGCCAAATCAAGGTGCTCCGTATAATCTCTTTGACATGGCAAATGATGTTGCCCTCTTGATTGAACGCTTGGGTCTCGACAAAATCAATATTATTGGTGCGTCGATGGGAGGAATGATTGCCCAAATCTTAGCAGCAAAATATCCTGAAAAAATAGAAAAAGTGGGTTTACTCTTTACCAGTAATAATCAACCCTTGTTACCGCCACCATTTCCAAAGCAACTCTTTAGTCTTATCGGCAAACCCGAATCTCACGATGAAGATGGCATTATTAACCATTCTTTGAAAGTTTTTAAGACCATTGGCTCACCGGGTTATCTCAACCAAGTCGAAGCCATGCAGATGGCACGTAAATTATATCAACGTAGTTACCATCCTGCGGGTGTACTTCAACAGTTTTTAGCAATATTATGTACAGGTTCATTATTGAAACTGGATAAACAAATCCAAAAGCCGACGCTCGTGGTACATGGTTCTCGTGACCGTTTACTTCCGCCAAGTCATGGCAAGGCGGTAGCAAAAGCAATTCAAGGCGCTAAATTTGAATTAATTCAAGGAATGGGGCATGATATACCACCGCACTTCATTCCCCAACTGAGCGGTTTATTTGCGCATCATTTTAAATTATAAACATTAGGACACTATGGCTGCATTACCATCCCTAAGACAGCTGTCATATCTCGTAACGCTGTCCGAGACGTTGCACTTTACTGAAGCAGCGCGCCGTTCGTTTGTCACTCAGTCCACCCTTTCAGGCGGGATTATGGAGTTAGAACGTTTATTGGGTGGCGTACTCGTTGAACGTGACCGCCAAAATGTACGTTTAACCCCACTTGGCGAGCAAGTCGTTGCCCGAGCCCGTGTTCTACTCGCTGATGCTCAAGACTTAATGCGTTTGAGTCGTGAGATGAGTGAGCCTTTGACTGGCGATTTACATCTTGGGATTATTCCAACGATTGCTCCGTTTATTTTGTCGCAACTGTTGAGTGAAGTTCATAAACAACTTCCAAAAATTCAGTTACATTTGCATGAAGCACAAAGTGAAAAAATCGTAGAAAAACTTGAGCATGGCAATTTAGACATGATCATGTTAGCACTACCTTTTGACACACGTGGTTTAAAAGTTGCTGAAATTTCCAAAGAAAATTTATTTTTAGTGTGTAATAAAGCCGACCAAAATGCAGTCAATGCACGCTCTTTAGATGACTTAGATTTATCACATCTTATGTTGTTAGAAGAAGGTCATTGCTTACGTGATCATACTTTAAGTGCTTGCCCAATCGGTGAGCGTAAAAATGATCATCGTTTAAAAGCAAGCTCTTTGCCAACTTTGGTGGAAATGGTTAACTCTAACTTAGGTTTTACCTTACTGCCGGAAATTGCTGTGCATACAAACATGCTGAAAAGTAATGAGCAATTGGTCGTTAAACCTATTGAAAATGCACCCTCACGCACGTTGGCTTTAGTCACACGTAAAAGTACTCCTCTACAAAGTGAGTTTGATGTCTTAATCCAAATTTTACAAAAAATTATTGCTGTAGAATTGCACTAAGCTTAAGTTTTCAATTTTGAAAATATGATTAAAAAAATGGAGTCTAATGACTCCATTTTTTTTGCGTACTTTTTATCTATTTAAATGCTTCAAGTAAAACACGTTGTGCATTATGTAGTTTTTCACCTTCTTTAGGCTCTGCACGCACCCAAGTACCATTTCCTTGCAACAACCAAGCCTGTTGATTATCCTGTAAATAATTCAATAAACCTTGTTGATAAATACGTTTTTTCAATGCTGGATCTTCAATTGGAAAACAAACTTCAACGCGATTAAATAAGTTACGATCCATCCAGTCCGCACTTGAACAATAAATACGCGCATCACCATTGTTGCTAAAATAATAAACACGCGTATGTTCTAAGAAACGTCCCACAATTGAACGTACACGAATATTTTCCGACAGATTTGGTAAACCCGGACGCAAACAGCAAATTGAGCGAATAATCAAATCAATTTGCACACCTGCTTGAGATGCTTCATAAAGTTTATTAATCAATTGTACTTCAGTGAGTGCATTGACTTTCACAATAATCTGCGCAGGCTTACCCGCTTTCGCATTGGCAATTTCTTCATCAATAAATGCGATCAACTGTGCATGCAAAGTAAATGGTGCATGAAGAAGCTTCTTCAACTTCGCCATTTTCCCCATACCTGTCAGTTCTTGAAAAATGCGATGCACATCTTCACACAGCTCTTTGTCTGTGGTCATTAAACCATAGTCTGTATAAATACGCGCATTAGTCGCATGGTAATTTCCCGTTCCTAAATGCACATAACGCACCAATTTATTGTTTTCACGGCGTACCACCAAAATCATTTTGGCATGGGTTTTATAGCCCACAATCCCATATACGACCACTGCACCTGCTTCTTGTAAAACATTGGCGACTGCAATATTTGATTCTTCATCAAAGCGTGCACGTAACTCAATCACCGCAGTGACTTCCTTACCATTACGTGCTGCTTCAGCAAGCACTTGCACAATTTCAGAATCCGCACCACTACGGTATAACGTTTGTTTGATCGCTAACACTTGTGGATCACGTGCAGCTTCACGCAATAGGTTGATGACTGGGGCAAAAGATTCAAACGGATGATGTAGTAAAATATCTTGCTTTTGCATTGCCGCAAAAATATTTTCAGTCTTTTTTAGCACTTTCGGAATAGCAGGAATATGTGCATCATAACGCATGTGCGGACGTTTAAAGTTCGACACCAAACGTGCCAAATTCACAGGTCCATCTACTTTATATAATTGCTCTTCTTCTAAATCGAACTCATCGAGTAAATACTCATAAATATGCTGTGGACAATTTTCAGTCACTTCTAAGCGCACAGCACGACCAAATCGGCGCGAACTTAATTCACCTTTTAAGGCTTTCGCGAGGTCTTCAACATCTTCGTTCAATGCCAAGTCAGCATTTCGTGTAACACGGAATTGATAACATCCCGTTGCTGTCATACCTGGGAAAAGATCAGACACATGTTCATGAATAATCGCAGACAGCATAACAAAGTGCTCTTTCCCCCCTGTGAGTTCATCAGGCAAGCGTACAACACGTGGCAATGAGCGCGGCGCAGGTACAACAGCAAGATCAATTTGACGCCCAAAAGCGTCTTTTCCTTCTAGAGTCACAATAAAGTTTAAACTTTTATTCACTAAACGTGGAAATGGGTGTGCAGGATCAAGGCTAATTGGAGTTAAAACAGGAGCAACTTGTTCTTGGAAATATTTTTTAATCCACGCAGACTGTGCAGGTGTTAACTCACCACGACGTAGGAAACAAATGTCTTCTTCACGTAATTTTGGAAAAATTTCATCATTTAAAATACGATATTGACGTTCAATTGCAGCATGTGCAGTTTTTGAAATCGATTCTAAAACTTGTTTTGGCGTTAAACCATCTGGACTACGACTTTCATTGCCTAAAGCCAATTGTTCCATCACCCCAGCAACACGAATTTCAAAAAACTCATCCATGTTACGTGAAAAGATCAATAAGAAATTCATCCGATCTAAAATAGGATGTAAAGGGTCAACCGCCTGTTCTAACACACGTAGATGGAAGTCTAAAATTGACAATTCACGATTAATATAGCGTTCATTATAGGTATATTCAGTTGCTGTATGATTTACTGCGGTAGTCATGCAAATTGCCTGCATTTAAAAATCTTTCTCTTAGTATGCTTCAATTTTGTGACAATTTCATAAAAAAAAGTGCATCGACTGCACTTTTTCTTGAGCAATTTATTTAAATTGCAAGACTTTATCAAGCCGCTGGAATCCGTGTAGAACGCATATATTTTAAAATTAAGCCTTTACGGTACTGCACTTTACGATCATCAGGATATTCTTGATAATACTTAGGATTGGTCAAAATCGCAGCCAAAAATGCAGCTTGTTCACGGGTTAAACTTTGCGCACTTTTACCATAATAATGTCGTGTTGCAGCTTCTACACCGTAAATGTGATCTCCAAACTCAACTGAGTTCATATAGACTTCTAAAATACGTTGTTTCGACCACATACGCTCCATCATAATGGTCGCAATGGTTTCTTGCCCCTTACGAATATAAGAACGACGATTATAAAAAAATAAATTTTTTGCCAACTGCTGAGAAATGGTTGAACCACCCGCCACCACTTTTTCTTTTTTCATATTGCGTTCAAGCGCATTTTCAATGCCATCCCAGTCAAAACCATGATGATCAACAAATTTCGCATCTTCTGCAGCCACAATAGCATGTTTGAAATTATCACTAATGTCATCATAATCACGCCATTGGTGCTTGATCGGTTCAAAATCCGATAAGTATGTCCAACGCATAAACATTGTGGTTTCGACAGGATGGCTACGCCAGTACACCAAACTTGAAAAAATCCACAATTGAATCAGAATAAGAATACTGACAATGATTAACAAAGTACGAACAATAAAGGCTTTCACGTCAGTCTGTTACTCCTGAATGATCAAAAATCCATGCTAAGCTTAAGTGTATAACAAAGCACAGAATATAATGTTATGTCAGAAATGCAACAACCCTTCCAAGTCCAACCACGACAAGCCATTGGTAAAATCACCTTGATGTTAATCGTACTCAATGTGGGCTTATTTGCTTGGCAAATTGTTTCAGGTGTCAACATTAGTGACCCAAGTATCCGAGATGCATTACTTTGGGGTGCAGATTATGCACCTTTAACCTTTTTAGAAGAACCTTTTCGTTTATTTAGCAGTATGTTTTTTCACTTCGGCTTAATGCATTTGGGCTTTAATATGTGGGCGCTCTATGTATTTGGCAATGTTGCAGAAGAAAGCTTTGGCAAATTTTATTATCTCGGCTTGTACCTATTGGCAGGTTTAATGGGCAGCTTGCTCAGTGGTTATATTGATATTCGTAACAGCTATGAACTGTTACAAAGTTTCGATCAAAGCTTAATTCCCCGTGTATCTGCAGGTGCATCAGGTGCCGTTATGGGACTCGGTGGCGCACTGACGTTATTGTCCCTCTTTCCACCCACACCACAACAACGCTATATTTTAGATAAAAAGTCTTTACTCACGATTTTAGCAATTAACCTTGCATTTGGTTTTTTCACCTCAGGCATCAACAATGCTGCACATATTGGCGGCATGATCATGGGCGCGATCTTGGCATTATTGTGGTATTTGACACAGCGTCATCAAAACAACACTCTACTAAAGATGCTCATTCTCATCATTGCGGCGGCTATAACTTATGTTATTTACCTGTATTTACAATATTTAATTCAACCACTTACGCCTTTATGGAAAGATGCAGTCATCCAGATAAAAAGCCAATTAAATCTTGGTGGTGTTTCAAAAAGTATGCTGAAACAAAGCAGGTTGAATTTTGATAAAATAGAGAAATGCGAATAACTCTAGAAATCAAATGTCCAACCTGCCTCAGTGACAGTATAAAGAAAAATGGCATCAAAGTAGATGGGAAACAAAACTATCAGTGCAAAGACTGTAAACGTCAGTTTATTGGTGACCATGCTCTGAGCTATCTAGGATGTCATTCAGGCATTACTCGAAAAATATTACAGTTGATGGTCAGAGGTAGTGGTATACGAGATATCGCTGAAGTTGAGCGAATCAGTATCGGTAAAGTTTTACGTACTTTAACCGAATCGACCTACCAAATTCAGCCTAAACAAAGTCATTATGAGTCTCTTGAAGTTGATGAGTTTTGGACTTTTGTGGGAAATAAAAATAATAAACAATGGCTTATTTACGCCTACCATCGAGAAACAGGTGAGATTGTTGCTTATGTTTGGGGTAAAAGAGACTTAGCTACAGTTCAACGATTGAAGGCAAAGCTTAAACAATTAGGTATTCACTACACCCGAATTGCAAGTGATCATTGGGACAGTTTCATAACTGCTTTTAAAAACTGCAAGCAAAGTATTGGTAAATTTTTTACTGTAGGTATTGAAGGTAATAATTGCAAAATAAGGCATCGAATTAGGCGCGGTTTTAGAAGGAGTTGTAATTTTTCAAAAAAGATTGAAAACCATTTTAAAGCTTTCGACTTAACCTTTTTTTACATCAATAATGGCTTCATTTAATGTCAGCATACTTTTTGAAACACCACCAAATCTTTAACACAGACTATGTCTTGCACTTCTGTTTTGAGTCTAGAACACATTTAGAAGCAAGCTTATGCCAATCTGTTAAATTAACTTTATATAGCTTAGTTGCTTTTGCTTTTCAGCATCAATTGATTTAAACAGGGTGATGCTATGGTGAGGCGACAAGGATGTCGCCGTTGGACAAGGGTGATATGAATATCCCCTTTGTCCAATAAAGGATTTTTGTCACTTTTGATCCTTCAAAAGTGAGGCATCGACTACGCAAAGTAATTTAAACCTCTCAATGTATTTCGAGTCTGTGCAAACTTTTAATTATATTATCTAACTTTAATCGAATGGTATTAAACATATAGATCAATTAAACTCAGCAAAATATAATTAAAATGGATGCATAAAAAAACCAATGGTTGGGCCATTGGCTTTTTCTACATTTACACAGATTAATTCATTTCTCTTAGACTTTGTAAGGGCGGAATATCACTTAAGTAGCTCAAACGATAACGCCCAATCAAAGCACAGATCACCGTCATTAAAATCGGCAGAATCATCCAAATTTGCCAATGCATTTGTATCTGCAGATCCATACGATGACTGGCAATTGCACTGATAATTTCAGCAAAGAAACACGAAACAATGCCTGCAATGAAACCAATAAAACCTATTTCCATCGTGAGTCTATTTTTTAATTGTGCCTTGGTGCTCCCAAAGGAACGCAACAATGCGACTTCTCGTTTACGTTCATCTAAAAGTAAATTAATGCATGCGACCAAAACTAAAATACCTGAAATCGTCACCAACACAGCCAATACAGTAATGATTTGCACCAAGACATTCACCAAACGCTTGATCTCATCCAAAATCACTGAGACATCAATAAAAACAGTATTGCTAAACTGTTGAATAACCTTTACCAATTGACCCTTTTGCTCAGGTGGTACATAAAAACTGCCGAGGAAACTGCCTGCATTTTCATCCAAAGTATTGGGTGCAAAAATAAAGAAGAAATTTGGGCTAAAACTTTGCCATTCCACACTGCGTAAATTGGTCACCTGAGCCTCAAACTGTCCTTCAGGCAAACTAAACGTTAAACGATCACCAATTTTGATCGCCAAATCTTGTGCAAGCTTGGCTTCAATTGAGACTTCACCTGCCGCTAATTGGCTTTGTCCTTCTACAATCACATTGTCTTTAGGATAATGATCTGCTTGGGTGAGATTTAATTCTCTTTTTAAAGCATTATTCTTTTCCACCAAAGCATTGGGAAATGCTTGCCCATTTTTCGCAATCAAACGTCCGCGCACATTGGGATATAACGGTGTCGCTGTCCAGTTGTGTGCTGCAATCTGTTGTTTAAAATCTGCAACATCTTGAGGCGGTAAACCATAAATAAATTGATTCGGTGTACCCATAGGCAATTGCTGTTGCCACCGCTCTAAAATATCCGTTCTTAACACACTCAACACAGTAATTAAACTCAGCCCTAAAGCCAAAGCCGTGATCTGAATCGCCGTTTGCGTAGGGATACGTACATAACTTGACCAACGATTTTTCAAAGATTTAATCAGTTTTAAAATCGCATAAACCACAACAAATAACACTATACTCAGCACGATGATTGCGCCGATCACCACACTGGTCAAGACTAGATTTTCAGTCAACACCAAACTAAAAATCACTAGGCTGCATAAGCCCGTTACAAATATCCATAATAAAGAACTTTTCGACTGTTCTTGCTGACGAATTACCCGAATCGGGGGGGTACGCAACAGTTGCCATAAACTTGGCAAAATAAAACCGCACAATACAATTGCACTGGTAAAAATCGCAATAGGTAAAGGTCCAAACAACATGCCAAGTACTGAAAACTGCAACTCAAGCGATGGGATCAATTGCAACATCAGTTGTAACAACCCATAACCCAACAGCATCCCTAAAACACTGCCAAGCACCATTGAAATAACGATCACCACCGCAAGCAATGCCATAAAAGTTTGAAAAATCTGCTTTTTACTTGCCCCCATACACCGCATCAAAGCAATATAATCTTGATTTTGCTGTACATAACGTTGGCTGGTTAAAGCAATCGCTAAACCGCAAAGCAAAATCGTCATGATATTTGCCAATTGTAGAAAAGTATCCAAATTTTCAATCGGTTTAATAAGACGTGTATTGCCTTCATTCGCATTACGTAGTTTTAAATCTGATGCGGCTGCAATGTCTTGTTGCGCCAAATTTTCTTGGGCTGTCGAACTGTGTTGTAAGGCTGCTAAACGTTGTTTTTGTTTATCTTGAAAAGCCTGAAAAATTTGCTCATAGCGCTGTGTTTGGGGTTTATCACCTGCAAGCAATAAACGATAGTCAATACGACTACCCACTTGAATGGCGTTCGTTTTGGCCACATCGGCTTGGGAGATAATCACGGTAGGAGAAAATGCTGAAAAGCCAAGCTCTTGATTCGAATCACGTTCAATCTTGCCTGTCACTTTGAATTTTCCATCCGCAATTTGAATCTGATCCCCCACGTTCACCTTGAGTAAATCCATCGCACGTGGGCTCAACCACACTTGCCCAGATTGTAAATATTGCGCTTGCGGTTGAATGCGTAATTCACCACGTAAAGGAAAAGCTTGATCAATGGCTTTGACATTCACCATAACAAATTGATCATCGGTAGATGCCATCGTACCAAACATCGTGACATGCGACTGTTTCAACCCAAGTTGTTCTGCTTGCTTGATCCATGGCGCTGCAATAGGTGCATTATCACTGAGTACCAAATCCGCAGCTTGCATTTTTGCTGCTTGTAAAGACACCGCATCTTGTACTTGTTCATTGCTAAATTTCAAGGCGGTTGTGGCACTAATGGCAATACTTAATGCAATGATCAACAAATAAATACCTGTTGTACCGAAACTCTGTCGAAACAACGGCTTAAATAATGCCATCATCGCGACACCTCTGTCTGCTCAATCAGTTGACCCTCTTTAAGTTCAAAATGCCTTTGGCATTGTGCAGCAAGCTTGGGATCATGCGTAACCAACACCAAAGTTGTGCCTAATTCACGATTCAGTTCAAATAATAATTGCTCAATCTCTTGTGCTGTATGTCCATCTAGATTCCCTGTAGGTTCATCTGCAAAAATGATTTTAGGTTCAGAAATGAGTGCCCGTGCAATTGCAACCCGCTGTTGTTCACCACCTGATAAGACTTTGGGGGGGTGTGTACTTTGTCGCTCTAAGCCGACGCGTTGTAATAGTTTTAGCGCTTTTTTTTCGGCATCAGCATAGCTAAAATTGGCATGTAAACGCAAAGGCAACATCACATTTTCAAGTGCCGATAAATGCGGTAATAATTGAAAAGACTGAAATACAAAACCAATATGTTTAAGGCGTAGCAAAGCCCGTTGTTCTTCATCTAAATTATGGACAGTTTCACCACAGATCGACAATTGCCCAGAACTGGCTTGGTCTAAGGTTGCCAATATACCCAATAACGTTGATTTTCCAGAACCTGAACGTCCTGTAATCGCCACCTGCTGCCCTGCTAAAATATCCAAATTTAAATTTTCAAAAATCGTTAAAGTTTGATGTGGTAATTGAATGCTTTGTGTAAGTTGCTGTGCAGAAATAATTGCTTGTGGCATGATAAAAGTCGAATTTGGCAAAACCGAAGACATGGCAAAGAAACCCTATATGCAAACTAAAAATTTAATTCAGTTTAAAAAAGTTCAAAAAATAAGTGCTTGCTTATTTTTTAGCACGATCTGGCTACTACCTGTTAGTAGTTTTGCAAAAACTGTGATGATTTTGGGAGACAGTTTAAGTGCAGGTTATGGAATAAATCCGCAACAAGGTTGGGTCAATTTATTACAATTACGCCTAAATCAAGAGTTTCCAAAGCAGCATAAAGTCGTAAATGCCAGCGTGAGCGGAGAAACCACCAGCGGCGCTTTGGCACGTTTGCCAAAACTGCTACAAACGCATAAACCACAAGTTGTGGTTATTGAACTCG
The DNA window shown above is from Acinetobacter piscicola and carries:
- a CDS encoding IS1-like element ISPa14 family transposase: MRITLEIKCPTCLSDSIKKNGIKVDGKQNYQCKDCKRQFIGDHALSYLGCHSGITRKILQLMVRGSGIRDIAEVERISIGKVLRTLTESTYQIQPKQSHYESLEVDEFWTFVGNKNNKQWLIYAYHRETGEIVAYVWGKRDLATVQRLKAKLKQLGIHYTRIASDHWDSFITAFKNCKQSIGKFFTVGIEGNNCKIRHRIRRGFRRSCNFSKKIENHFKAFDLTFFYINNGFI
- the mtgA gene encoding monofunctional biosynthetic peptidoglycan transglycosylase; its protein translation is MKAFIVRTLLIIVSILILIQLWIFSSLVYWRSHPVETTMFMRWTYLSDFEPIKHQWRDYDDISDNFKHAIVAAEDAKFVDHHGFDWDGIENALERNMKKEKVVAGGSTISQQLAKNLFFYNRRSYIRKGQETIATIMMERMWSKQRILEVYMNSVEFGDHIYGVEAATRHYYGKSAQSLTREQAAFLAAILTNPKYYQEYPDDRKVQYRKGLILKYMRSTRIPAA
- the estB gene encoding esterase EstB; translation: MNSALQFEASPYTTFMQETKVDLGNGIQLHVESGGNPEHPTILLVMGLGAQMLFWPDFFCKSLIDQGYHVIRFDNRDIGLSSKVRHQGPRLNTMKMMGRFAFGMPNQGAPYNLFDMANDVALLIERLGLDKINIIGASMGGMIAQILAAKYPEKIEKVGLLFTSNNQPLLPPPFPKQLFSLIGKPESHDEDGIINHSLKVFKTIGSPGYLNQVEAMQMARKLYQRSYHPAGVLQQFLAILCTGSLLKLDKQIQKPTLVVHGSRDRLLPPSHGKAVAKAIQGAKFELIQGMGHDIPPHFIPQLSGLFAHHFKL
- a CDS encoding ABC transporter ATP-binding protein, which encodes MSSVLPNSTFIMPQAIISAQQLTQSIQLPHQTLTIFENLNLDILAGQQVAITGRSGSGKSTLLGILATLDQASSGQLSICGETVHNLDEEQRALLRLKHIGFVFQSFQLLPHLSALENVMLPLRLHANFSYADAEKKALKLLQRVGLERQSTHPPKVLSGGEQQRVAIARALISEPKIIFADEPTGNLDGHTAQEIEQLLFELNRELGTTLVLVTHDPKLAAQCQRHFELKEGQLIEQTEVSR
- the ppk1 gene encoding polyphosphate kinase 1, giving the protein MTTAVNHTATEYTYNERYINRELSILDFHLRVLEQAVDPLHPILDRMNFLLIFSRNMDEFFEIRVAGVMEQLALGNESRSPDGLTPKQVLESISKTAHAAIERQYRILNDEIFPKLREEDICFLRRGELTPAQSAWIKKYFQEQVAPVLTPISLDPAHPFPRLVNKSLNFIVTLEGKDAFGRQIDLAVVPAPRSLPRVVRLPDELTGGKEHFVMLSAIIHEHVSDLFPGMTATGCYQFRVTRNADLALNEDVEDLAKALKGELSSRRFGRAVRLEVTENCPQHIYEYLLDEFDLEEEQLYKVDGPVNLARLVSNFKRPHMRYDAHIPAIPKVLKKTENIFAAMQKQDILLHHPFESFAPVINLLREAARDPQVLAIKQTLYRSGADSEIVQVLAEAARNGKEVTAVIELRARFDEESNIAVANVLQEAGAVVVYGIVGYKTHAKMILVVRRENNKLVRYVHLGTGNYHATNARIYTDYGLMTTDKELCEDVHRIFQELTGMGKMAKLKKLLHAPFTLHAQLIAFIDEEIANAKAGKPAQIIVKVNALTEVQLINKLYEASQAGVQIDLIIRSICCLRPGLPNLSENIRVRSIVGRFLEHTRVYYFSNNGDARIYCSSADWMDRNLFNRVEVCFPIEDPALKKRIYQQGLLNYLQDNQQAWLLQGNGTWVRAEPKEGEKLHNAQRVLLEAFK
- a CDS encoding rhomboid family intramembrane serine protease; the encoded protein is MSEMQQPFQVQPRQAIGKITLMLIVLNVGLFAWQIVSGVNISDPSIRDALLWGADYAPLTFLEEPFRLFSSMFFHFGLMHLGFNMWALYVFGNVAEESFGKFYYLGLYLLAGLMGSLLSGYIDIRNSYELLQSFDQSLIPRVSAGASGAVMGLGGALTLLSLFPPTPQQRYILDKKSLLTILAINLAFGFFTSGINNAAHIGGMIMGAILALLWYLTQRHQNNTLLKMLILIIAAAITYVIYLYLQYLIQPLTPLWKDAVIQIKSQLNLGGVSKSMLKQSRLNFDKIEKCE
- a CDS encoding ABC transporter permease, giving the protein MMALFKPLFRQSFGTTGIYLLIIALSIAISATTALKFSNEQVQDAVSLQAAKMQAADLVLSDNAPIAAPWIKQAEQLGLKQSHVTMFGTMASTDDQFVMVNVKAIDQAFPLRGELRIQPQAQYLQSGQVWLSPRAMDLLKVNVGDQIQIADGKFKVTGKIERDSNQELGFSAFSPTVIISQADVAKTNAIQVGSRIDYRLLLAGDKPQTQRYEQIFQAFQDKQKQRLAALQHSSTAQENLAQQDIAAASDLKLRNANEGNTRLIKPIENLDTFLQLANIMTILLCGLAIALTSQRYVQQNQDYIALMRCMGASKKQIFQTFMALLAVVIVISMVLGSVLGMLLGYGLLQLMLQLIPSLELQFSVLGMLFGPLPIAIFTSAIVLCGFILPSLWQLLRTPPIRVIRQQEQSKSSLLWIFVTGLCSLVIFSLVLTENLVLTSVVIGAIIVLSIVLFVVVYAILKLIKSLKNRWSSYVRIPTQTAIQITALALGLSLITVLSVLRTDILERWQQQLPMGTPNQFIYGLPPQDVADFKQQIAAHNWTATPLYPNVRGRLIAKNGQAFPNALVEKNNALKRELNLTQADHYPKDNVIVEGQSQLAAGEVSIEAKLAQDLAIKIGDRLTFSLPEGQFEAQVTNLRSVEWQSFSPNFFFIFAPNTLDENAGSFLGSFYVPPEQKGQLVKVIQQFSNTVFIDVSVILDEIKRLVNVLVQIITVLAVLVTISGILVLVACINLLLDERKREVALLRSFGSTKAQLKNRLTMEIGFIGFIAGIVSCFFAEIISAIASHRMDLQIQMHWQIWMILPILMTVICALIGRYRLSYLSDIPPLQSLREMN
- a CDS encoding NAD(P)/FAD-dependent oxidoreductase is translated as MQPVVIVGSGMAGYTLAREFRKLSTEQELVMICADDAVNYAKPTLSNALVGKKAPDQIGLGDAEKMAAQLNMRIEKETWVKSIDAEKHQLTIEKDGQVSTQDYSKLVLAVGANPIRLAIAGDGSDDIHVVNSLIDYRAFRDSLENCATGECDDKRVVILGAGLIGCEFANDLQNTGHQVTVIDLAPQPLGRLLPNHVAQAFQQNLEESGIKFALGTTVEKVSKVEHGYVISLANGQSLAADVVLSAIGLQPNINLAKSAEIATSRGVITNTLLETNQPDIYAIGDCAEVNGTLLPYVMPLMQQARALAKTLSGQSTHVHYPAMPVAVKTPAAPLTVLPAPIGVDVTWDNEEFDDGMLSKATDADGTLRGFVLLGATAGKQRLALTKLVPDLIPAT
- the oxyR gene encoding LysR family transcriptional regulator OxyR — protein: MAALPSLRQLSYLVTLSETLHFTEAARRSFVTQSTLSGGIMELERLLGGVLVERDRQNVRLTPLGEQVVARARVLLADAQDLMRLSREMSEPLTGDLHLGIIPTIAPFILSQLLSEVHKQLPKIQLHLHEAQSEKIVEKLEHGNLDMIMLALPFDTRGLKVAEISKENLFLVCNKADQNAVNARSLDDLDLSHLMLLEEGHCLRDHTLSACPIGERKNDHRLKASSLPTLVEMVNSNLGFTLLPEIAVHTNMLKSNEQLVVKPIENAPSRTLALVTRKSTPLQSEFDVLIQILQKIIAVELH